The Thermosipho melanesiensis BI429 sequence TTTTTCTATATCACTTAAAATATCAACTGAAACAACAATGTTTTCCAATTCTTCTTTTGAAACGGGTGGGAATCTTGGATCTTGCATTGCGGCTGCTATGGCGTTATTTCGTATTTCTAGCGCAAGATTTTCTTGGGTAGGTTGAAATGTTCCTATGCATCCTCTTAATTTCCCAGCTTTTGTGTGAAGGGTTACAAAACATCCTGCACGTTTTTCAAATAACTCTTTTGGAAGGTTATTATGAGGTTCAATTACTATTGAATGCAAAACATAATTTTCTATAACATTAATTGCCCATTGGACGTATGGGTGTTTTCCTATCATAATTTCCCCCCTTTTGACCTTACAAAAAGATCAATTATTAACCTTACTTCTCCTATTCCTATTCCAAATCTTTTGGCAATTTCTGCCTCATCAGTTCCCACATTGTAAAGGTCTATTATTTTTTCTTCCAAAGTTTTTTCTTTTTGTGCTTTTACTGGTTCAGTATTTGGTTGTTTGGTGATTTCTTTTTCTGTGTGTGGTGTTTCGATTTCTTTGTTCACTTTTTCTTTTTTGTTTTCTATTGTGGATAAATCTAACAGTACTTTTGAGTAAAGGTCATTTATTTCAGTAATTAGGTTGTTTACTTCTTCCATTTTTTTGTCAAGCACATCTAACTTTGAATCAACAAAAGTTTTTACACGCCCCATTAATTGAATGAGACGCTCTTCATCTTCTTTTAACTTTTCGGGTTGATTTTTTGACGAAAACACGTTTAAAAGATATATGCCCCATGCAAATGAAACACTTGAGATTGTTGAAAATAATATTAACCATTCAATTAGGTTCATTTTTTACCTCCATAGGTTATAGTTGGAAAGTATTTGAGTATATTGCCAGACCAGTATATTTTGTTTCCTACAATATTTGTAGGTGTAGGATCTGCCGACAATAAAACAGCTTCTTTTGGTA is a genomic window containing:
- the amrA gene encoding AmmeMemoRadiSam system protein A; translated protein: MIGKHPYVQWAINVIENYVLHSIVIEPHNNLPKELFEKRAGCFVTLHTKAGKLRGCIGTFQPTQENLALEIRNNAIAAAMQDPRFPPVSKEELENIVVSVDILSDIEKVDSINELDPKKFGIIVQKGFRRGLLLPDIEGVETVEEQIKIAKLKAGIFDNNFEIFKFTVQRYH
- a CDS encoding DUF6115 domain-containing protein, with the translated sequence MNLIEWLILFSTISSVSFAWGIYLLNVFSSKNQPEKLKEDEERLIQLMGRVKTFVDSKLDVLDKKMEEVNNLITEINDLYSKVLLDLSTIENKKEKVNKEIETPHTEKEITKQPNTEPVKAQKEKTLEEKIIDLYNVGTDEAEIAKRFGIGIGEVRLIIDLFVRSKGGKL